Proteins encoded within one genomic window of Lynx canadensis isolate LIC74 chromosome B2, mLynCan4.pri.v2, whole genome shotgun sequence:
- the LOC115514990 gene encoding 60S acidic ribosomal protein P1-like has product MAQPLSSAAATVLGPTEEASLYPAAPSLPTSASVWELTGIYSGLTVQDDEVSVKEDEVNALIKTVGVNVASFWPGLFAKALAHDNMVNIRSLVRKVGAGGSVPAAGPAPSTTAAPTEEKKVEAKKEESEESDDDVGFSLLIKSLL; this is encoded by the coding sequence ATGGCTCAGCCCCTTTCCTCAGCTGCTGCTACAGTGCTTGGTCCGACTGAGGAAGCTTCACTTTATCCAGCAGCGCCCAGTCTCCCCACCTCCGCCTCTGTCTGGGAGCTCACGGGCATCTACTCAGGTCTCACCGTGCAGGATGATGAGGTGTCGGTCAAGGAGGATGAGGTCAATGCTCTCATTAAAACAGTGGGTGTAAATGTTGCATCTTTCTGGCCAGGCTTGTTTGCAAAGGCCCTGGCCCACGACAACATGGTCAACATCAGGAGCCTTGTCCGTAAGGTGGGGGCTGGTGGTTCTGTCCCAGCAGCTGGgcctgccccctccaccactgCTGCCCCAACTGAGGAGAAGAAagtggaagcaaagaaagaagaatcagagGAGTCTGATGATGATGTGGGCTTTAGTCTTTTGATTAAATCTCTTCTTTAA